One Psychrobacillus glaciei genomic region harbors:
- a CDS encoding MetQ/NlpA family ABC transporter substrate-binding protein yields MKKLQTFFLVSVLAFVLSACGKDTNVTPSTTDNSSKQEETKIKVASLIPPMTDMLEIVKPLLKEEGIDMEIVILSDNVQPNSALAAKEVDANFFQHPSYMEQFNQANGSDLVAVQPVYHAILGAYSKKYSSVEELPEDAQVAIPNDSANIARSLHLLEKGGLIKLKKGVGLKATQKDIIENPKNLKIIEVDLLMLARSIDDVDLVTMLPAYAKPLGLTPVKDSLIDEGESDFPISLVARKDNADSEAIQKLAKHLSGPEVRSFLEENFADIAIPAFK; encoded by the coding sequence ATGAAAAAACTACAAACATTTTTTCTTGTTTCTGTTTTGGCTTTTGTACTTTCTGCTTGTGGAAAAGATACGAATGTTACACCAAGTACAACAGATAATTCGAGCAAACAAGAAGAAACAAAAATTAAAGTGGCATCTTTAATTCCACCTATGACGGATATGCTAGAAATTGTAAAACCATTACTAAAAGAAGAGGGCATTGACATGGAGATTGTTATTCTTTCGGATAACGTTCAACCAAATAGTGCATTAGCCGCTAAAGAAGTGGATGCTAACTTTTTTCAACACCCTTCGTACATGGAGCAATTTAACCAAGCGAATGGTTCAGATTTAGTTGCTGTCCAACCAGTGTACCATGCGATTTTGGGTGCATATTCTAAAAAATATAGTAGTGTTGAAGAATTACCGGAAGATGCACAAGTCGCTATTCCAAACGACTCTGCAAACATTGCTCGCTCATTGCATTTACTTGAAAAAGGCGGCCTTATTAAGTTAAAAAAAGGTGTCGGTCTTAAGGCAACACAAAAAGATATTATCGAAAATCCGAAGAACCTCAAAATTATAGAAGTTGATTTATTAATGCTAGCTCGCTCAATCGATGATGTTGATTTAGTGACGATGCTCCCAGCATATGCAAAACCACTTGGACTAACGCCAGTGAAGGATTCATTAATCGATGAGGGTGAATCGGACTTTCCTATCTCACTTGTTGCTCGTAAAGACAATGCAGATTCTGAAGCAATTCAAAAATTAGCGAAACATTTATCTGGACCAGAAGTTCGTTCGTTTTTAGAAGAGAACTTCGCTGATATAGCAATTCCAGCTTTTAAATAA
- a CDS encoding methionine ABC transporter permease: MEKIIAYQSDIWIAIGQTFTMVGFSILAAVIVGLPLGTFLYLSRGGNLYENKWLFFLLDALVNIIRSFPFLLLVVFLIPFTRFVVGTAIGTIAATVPLTIISIAYYARLVEQSLLDVPRGIIEAAISMGATKSQIIFKFLYREARSGLIFGLTTATISFISYSTVMGIVGGGGVGDFAIRYGYQQFETGLMTFTIIMMIIIVQVIQLTGTKISKKLDKRF; the protein is encoded by the coding sequence ATGGAAAAAATTATCGCTTATCAATCAGACATTTGGATTGCAATCGGTCAGACATTTACAATGGTTGGTTTTTCTATACTAGCCGCTGTCATTGTTGGATTACCTCTAGGCACTTTTCTTTACTTAAGTAGAGGCGGAAATTTGTATGAAAATAAATGGCTATTTTTCCTCTTAGATGCACTTGTAAATATTATTCGCTCATTTCCATTTCTCCTTCTGGTTGTTTTTTTAATTCCATTTACTCGTTTTGTCGTCGGAACAGCGATTGGTACAATTGCTGCCACTGTACCTTTAACGATTATTTCGATTGCTTATTATGCAAGGTTGGTTGAACAATCGTTGTTGGATGTCCCTAGAGGAATTATCGAAGCTGCCATTTCAATGGGTGCAACGAAATCACAAATCATTTTCAAATTTCTTTACAGAGAGGCACGTTCTGGGCTTATTTTCGGATTAACGACCGCGACAATTAGTTTCATTTCCTACTCAACTGTTATGGGGATAGTAGGTGGTGGAGGTGTTGGGGATTTTGCGATTCGCTATGGCTATCAACAATTCGAAACAGGGCTTATGACCTTCACGATAATTATGATGATAATAATCGTTCAAGTAATACAACTTACTGGAACAAAAATTTCAAAGAAACTAGATAAAAGATTTTAA
- a CDS encoding methionine ABC transporter ATP-binding protein: MIELIQVEKTFQDVKAVHPLSLTITKGQIHGIVGTSGAGKSTLIRLMNLLERPDKGTVRVGEKILTNLSEQELRKARQNIGMIFQQFQLVLNRTVAENVEMPLEIVGLSKKERKKRVDVCLQFVGLSDKKTAYPSQLSGGQKQRVAIARAIANNPSVLLCDEPTSSLDPKTTIEVLQVLRHIKETLGVTIVIVTHEMDVVKSICEHVSIMKDGKLIDSFKIEPQGLLVNEEQYIEDLRKFAVVTN, encoded by the coding sequence TTGATAGAACTCATTCAAGTTGAAAAAACTTTCCAAGATGTAAAAGCAGTTCATCCTTTATCATTAACGATTACTAAAGGACAGATTCATGGCATTGTTGGAACGAGTGGCGCCGGAAAATCGACTTTAATTCGTTTAATGAATCTTTTAGAAAGACCTGATAAAGGTACAGTAAGAGTAGGAGAAAAAATTCTTACTAATCTATCCGAACAAGAGCTACGTAAAGCACGGCAAAATATAGGAATGATTTTCCAACAGTTTCAGTTAGTTCTTAATCGAACTGTCGCTGAAAATGTTGAGATGCCGCTTGAAATAGTTGGTCTTTCGAAAAAAGAACGAAAAAAACGAGTCGATGTGTGTCTACAATTTGTTGGGCTTTCTGATAAAAAAACTGCTTACCCTTCTCAATTGAGTGGCGGTCAAAAGCAACGGGTTGCAATAGCACGTGCTATAGCAAATAATCCGTCCGTTCTATTATGTGATGAACCAACATCTTCTCTTGATCCAAAAACGACAATAGAAGTGTTGCAAGTGCTCCGTCATATTAAAGAAACGTTAGGTGTAACAATTGTTATCGTTACACACGAAATGGATGTTGTGAAAAGCATCTGTGAACACGTTTCGATTATGAAAGACGGCAAACTCATTGATAGCTTTAAAATTGAACCTCAAGGCTTACTAGTAAATGAAGAACAGTACATAGAAGACTTAAGAAAATTTGCAGTGGTGACTAATTGA
- a CDS encoding dihydrolipoamide acetyltransferase family protein — protein MALEQIKMPQLGESVTEGTIEKWLVKPGDHVNKYDALAEVNTDKVTAEVPSSFTGVIKELLANEGDTLAVGEIVCTIETEGGATEVVVAAAPEQPSAETVKPTEIQKHAAPIQREKGAKARYSPAVLKLSQEHGIDLTLVNGTGNEGRITRKDLLKIIESGEIPVAAPAETIAAKAPVASQTSAAAPAPKAAPPVNVPVAVGDIEIPVTGIRKAIAANMLRSKHEAPHAWTMIEVDVTSLVQYRDSIKNEFKQKEGFNVTYFAFFVKAVSQALKEFPMMNSMWAGDKIVQKKDINISIAVATEDALFVPVIKNADEKTIKGIAREVNELAAKVRSGKLKSDEMQGGTFTVNNTGSFGSVQSMGIINYPQAAILQVESIVKRPVIMDGGMIAARDMVNLCLSLDHRVLDGLVCGRFLARVKEILENITKENTSVY, from the coding sequence ATGGCTCTTGAACAAATCAAAATGCCTCAACTTGGGGAAAGTGTAACGGAAGGTACGATTGAAAAATGGTTAGTAAAACCAGGCGATCATGTAAATAAATACGACGCACTAGCTGAAGTAAACACAGACAAAGTAACTGCTGAAGTACCTTCTTCCTTTACTGGGGTAATTAAAGAACTACTTGCAAACGAAGGAGATACACTTGCAGTTGGTGAAATCGTTTGTACGATTGAAACAGAAGGTGGAGCTACCGAGGTAGTAGTGGCAGCTGCACCTGAGCAACCATCAGCGGAAACAGTAAAACCTACTGAAATACAAAAACATGCAGCTCCAATTCAGCGCGAAAAAGGCGCAAAAGCACGTTATTCACCAGCTGTGCTAAAGCTTTCACAAGAACATGGAATTGACCTTACTTTAGTAAATGGTACTGGAAATGAAGGACGCATTACGCGTAAAGATTTGTTGAAGATCATTGAAAGTGGTGAAATTCCAGTAGCTGCTCCAGCAGAAACAATCGCTGCAAAAGCTCCTGTAGCATCACAAACTTCAGCTGCTGCACCTGCACCAAAAGCTGCACCTCCTGTAAACGTTCCAGTTGCAGTTGGGGATATCGAAATCCCAGTAACAGGTATTCGAAAAGCAATCGCTGCGAATATGTTACGAAGCAAACATGAAGCACCACATGCTTGGACTATGATAGAAGTGGATGTAACGAGTTTAGTACAATACCGAGACTCCATTAAAAATGAGTTCAAGCAAAAAGAAGGCTTTAATGTAACGTATTTTGCGTTCTTCGTAAAAGCTGTTTCTCAAGCTCTAAAAGAATTCCCAATGATGAACTCAATGTGGGCTGGCGATAAGATTGTTCAGAAAAAAGACATTAATATTTCGATCGCAGTTGCTACAGAAGATGCACTTTTCGTTCCTGTCATCAAAAATGCGGACGAAAAAACGATTAAAGGCATTGCTCGCGAAGTAAATGAACTTGCTGCAAAAGTTCGTTCTGGAAAATTAAAATCAGACGAAATGCAAGGTGGTACATTCACAGTAAACAATACAGGATCCTTCGGTTCTGTACAGTCTATGGGGATTATTAATTACCCACAAGCAGCAATTCTACAAGTAGAGTCGATCGTGAAACGTCCAGTAATCATGGATGGTGGAATGATCGCTGCTCGTGACATGGTAAACTTATGTCTTTCATTAGATCACCGCGTCCTAGATGGTTTAGTTTGCGGAAGATTCCTAGCTCGCGTAAAAGAGATTTTAGAGAATATTACTAAAGAAAATACATCAGTATACTAA
- a CDS encoding alpha-ketoacid dehydrogenase subunit beta produces MAVMSYIDAITLAMKEEMTRDERVFILGEDVGRKGGVFKATNGLYEEFGEYRVLDTPLAESAIAGVGIGAAMYGLRPIAEMQFADFIMPAVNQIISEASRIRYRSNNDWTCPIVIRAPFGGGIHGALYHSQSVEAVFANQPGLKIVIPSTPYDAKGLLKAAIRDEDPVMFFEHKRAYRLIKGEVPEEDYTIEIGKADVKREGEDITVITYGLAVHFALQAAERLEKDGISVHILDLRTIYPLDKDGIIEAASKTGKVLLVTEDNKEGSIIGEVAAIIAENCLFDLDAPIMRLAGPDIPAMPYAPTMEKFFMINPDKVEKAMRELAAY; encoded by the coding sequence ATGGCAGTAATGTCTTATATCGATGCAATTACACTTGCAATGAAAGAAGAAATGACTCGTGATGAACGCGTTTTTATCCTAGGGGAAGATGTTGGTCGTAAAGGTGGCGTATTTAAAGCAACGAATGGCCTTTATGAAGAGTTTGGAGAATACCGCGTGCTAGACACACCACTTGCTGAATCCGCTATTGCAGGAGTAGGAATTGGTGCTGCAATGTACGGGCTTCGTCCAATCGCAGAAATGCAATTTGCCGATTTCATTATGCCAGCGGTCAATCAAATCATTTCGGAAGCGTCACGTATTCGTTACCGTTCAAATAACGACTGGACATGTCCAATTGTTATTCGTGCTCCTTTTGGTGGCGGAATTCACGGCGCTTTATATCACTCACAATCGGTAGAAGCAGTTTTTGCAAACCAACCTGGATTAAAAATTGTTATTCCATCTACTCCTTATGATGCAAAAGGATTATTAAAAGCGGCAATTCGCGATGAAGATCCTGTTATGTTCTTTGAGCACAAACGTGCTTATCGTCTAATCAAAGGAGAAGTTCCAGAAGAAGATTACACAATCGAAATCGGAAAAGCAGATGTAAAACGTGAAGGGGAAGATATTACGGTAATTACGTACGGTCTTGCTGTTCACTTTGCACTTCAAGCTGCAGAACGTCTGGAAAAAGACGGTATCTCTGTACATATTCTTGATTTGCGTACAATATATCCGTTAGATAAAGATGGAATAATTGAAGCTGCTTCAAAAACTGGTAAAGTGCTTCTTGTTACGGAAGACAATAAAGAAGGTAGTATTATTGGTGAAGTTGCTGCTATTATTGCAGAAAACTGCTTATTTGATCTAGATGCACCAATTATGCGTCTAGCTGGTCCAGACATTCCTGCTATGCCGTATGCACCAACGATGGAAAAATTCTTTATGATTAATCCAGATAAAGTAGAAAAAGCAATGCGCGAGCTTGCCGCATATTAG
- a CDS encoding thiamine pyrophosphate-dependent dehydrogenase E1 component subunit alpha: MTTNRHEELGLTNEDVLKMFETMLMARRIDERMWLLNRAGKIPFVISCQGQEAAQVGAAFALDNTKDYIAPYYRDMGVVLHFGMTAKDLMLSAFAKAEDPNSGGRQMPGHFGQKKNRILTGSSPVTTQLPHAVGVALAAKIEKKDFITFVTLGEGSSNQGDFHEGLNFAGVHKLPCITMVENNKYAISVPFDRQVASKNIADRAISYGMPGVEVDGKDPIAVYKVVKEAADRARNGGGPSLIEAVTYRLTAHSSDDDDRQYRTAEDIAEGKALDPIITFAVYLKETGVLTEELEKEINDRIMKEVNEATDYAEDAPYAAPEDALKYVYAEKDGGNA; this comes from the coding sequence ATGACAACAAATCGTCATGAAGAATTAGGTTTAACAAATGAAGATGTGTTAAAAATGTTTGAGACGATGCTAATGGCACGTCGCATTGATGAGCGTATGTGGTTATTAAACCGCGCTGGAAAAATTCCTTTCGTTATATCATGTCAAGGTCAAGAAGCGGCACAAGTTGGGGCGGCATTTGCACTTGATAATACAAAAGATTATATCGCACCGTACTACCGTGATATGGGTGTTGTTTTACACTTTGGTATGACAGCTAAAGATTTAATGTTATCTGCATTTGCGAAGGCAGAAGATCCAAACTCTGGTGGAAGACAAATGCCCGGACATTTTGGACAGAAGAAAAATAGAATTCTTACTGGTTCTTCTCCAGTTACAACTCAATTACCACACGCAGTTGGTGTAGCACTTGCTGCGAAAATTGAGAAAAAAGATTTTATTACGTTTGTAACTTTAGGAGAAGGGTCTTCTAACCAAGGTGATTTCCACGAAGGACTTAACTTTGCTGGGGTTCATAAGTTACCTTGTATTACAATGGTTGAAAACAATAAATACGCAATCTCAGTTCCTTTTGACCGCCAAGTTGCAAGTAAAAATATAGCGGACCGTGCGATAAGCTATGGAATGCCTGGTGTAGAAGTAGATGGGAAAGATCCAATTGCTGTTTATAAAGTAGTAAAAGAAGCGGCAGATCGTGCTCGAAATGGCGGAGGTCCAAGTTTAATCGAAGCAGTGACTTACCGTTTAACTGCTCACTCTTCGGATGATGATGATCGCCAATATCGTACTGCAGAAGATATTGCAGAAGGAAAAGCACTAGATCCTATTATTACCTTTGCTGTTTATTTAAAAGAAACAGGTGTTTTAACGGAAGAATTAGAAAAAGAAATTAATGATCGCATCATGAAAGAAGTAAATGAAGCGACTGATTATGCAGAAGATGCACCTTATGCTGCTCCAGAAGATGCATTGAAGTATGTTTACGCAGAAAAAGATGGGGGGAACGCATAA
- the lpdA gene encoding dihydrolipoyl dehydrogenase — translation MAKEYDVVIIGGGTGGYVAAIRSAQLGLKTAIVEKGNLGGTCLHKGCIPSKALLRSAEVYSMTKNHAAEFGVNTSEVSLDFSRVQARKESIVNQLHQGVQGLMKKGKIDVYEGTGRMLGPSIFSPSPGGTISVEMNNGDENEMLIPKNVVIATGSRPRTLPGLKIDGDFVMSSDEALAMTELPKSILIVGGGVIGIEWASMLNDFGVEVTVIEYADRIIPTEDKDISKEMQKLLTKKGITFATSAKVLPETLQTESNLVTISAELNGETKSFTAEKMLVSVGRQANVEGIGVENTDIVVEKGFIQVSDTFQTKESHIYAIGDVIGGLQLAHVASHEGINAVEHIAGNEVSAIDYKLVSRCIYSNPEASSVGITEQQAKEQGFDVKVGKFSFKAIGKALVYGESDGFVKIIADKATNDILGVHMIGPHVTDMISEAGLAMVLDATPWEIAHTIHPHPTLSEVMGEAALAVDGNAIHM, via the coding sequence TTGGCAAAAGAATATGATGTAGTCATAATTGGTGGCGGTACTGGCGGATATGTCGCAGCTATCCGTTCGGCTCAATTGGGCTTAAAAACAGCAATCGTGGAAAAAGGTAATCTTGGCGGCACTTGTTTGCATAAAGGGTGTATTCCAAGTAAAGCATTGCTTCGTAGTGCTGAAGTATATTCTATGACTAAAAATCATGCAGCTGAATTTGGCGTAAATACTTCAGAAGTATCACTTGATTTTAGCCGAGTGCAAGCTAGAAAAGAATCGATTGTGAATCAATTACATCAAGGGGTTCAAGGATTGATGAAAAAAGGGAAAATAGACGTGTATGAAGGTACTGGAAGAATGCTAGGACCATCTATTTTTTCTCCTTCGCCAGGTGGAACCATTTCAGTTGAAATGAATAATGGCGATGAAAATGAAATGCTCATTCCGAAAAATGTAGTTATTGCGACTGGCTCTAGACCTCGTACTCTTCCAGGGCTTAAAATCGATGGAGATTTCGTCATGAGTTCAGATGAAGCATTAGCAATGACAGAATTACCGAAATCGATTTTAATCGTCGGTGGAGGCGTAATTGGAATTGAGTGGGCTTCTATGTTAAATGATTTTGGAGTGGAAGTGACCGTAATTGAATATGCGGATCGAATTATCCCTACAGAGGATAAAGATATTTCAAAAGAAATGCAAAAGCTTTTAACTAAGAAAGGCATTACATTTGCAACAAGTGCAAAAGTTCTACCAGAAACACTTCAAACGGAAAGCAACTTAGTGACTATTTCTGCTGAGTTAAACGGGGAAACAAAATCCTTCACTGCAGAAAAAATGCTTGTCTCAGTTGGGCGTCAAGCAAACGTTGAAGGGATTGGTGTAGAAAATACCGATATCGTTGTAGAAAAAGGATTTATCCAAGTATCTGATACATTCCAAACGAAGGAATCACATATATATGCAATTGGTGATGTTATTGGAGGGCTTCAACTAGCACATGTTGCAAGTCATGAAGGTATTAATGCAGTAGAACATATAGCTGGCAATGAGGTCTCAGCCATTGACTATAAATTAGTATCCCGTTGCATTTATTCCAATCCAGAAGCTTCTAGTGTTGGTATTACAGAACAACAAGCAAAAGAGCAAGGGTTTGATGTAAAGGTTGGAAAGTTCTCATTTAAAGCGATTGGTAAAGCACTTGTTTACGGAGAATCAGATGGTTTCGTCAAAATAATTGCAGATAAAGCGACGAATGATATTTTAGGGGTTCATATGATCGGACCACATGTGACAGATATGATTTCTGAAGCTGGTCTTGCAATGGTACTTGATGCAACACCGTGGGAAATCGCCCACACGATCCACCCACACCCTACGCTTAGTGAAGTAATGGGTGAGGCGGCATTAGCTGTTGATGGTAACGCAATTCACATGTAA
- the bcd gene encoding branched-chain amino acid dehydrogenase, translated as MEIFKYMETYDYEQLVFCQDKTSGLKAIIAIHDTTLGPALGGTRMWNYATEEEAIEDALRLAKGMTYKNAAAGLNLGGGKTVIIGDPLKDKNEEMFRAFGRFIQGLNGRYITAEDVGTTVADMDLIHEETNYVTGISEAFGSSGNPSPVTAYGVYVGMKAAAKEAFGTDSLEGKTVAVQGVGNVAYTLCEYLHKEGAKLIVADINQASVDRAVNAFGAVQVSVDEIYSQDADIFAPCALGAIINDNTIPQLKAKVIAGSANNQLRDTKHGDLIHEMGIAYAPDYVINSGGVINVADELYGYNHDRAMNRVATIYDKIERIFEISKRDGIPTYVAADRLAEERIARVSKSRSQFLQNGKHIITGR; from the coding sequence ATGGAAATTTTTAAATATATGGAGACTTATGACTACGAACAATTGGTATTTTGCCAAGATAAAACATCAGGATTAAAAGCGATTATCGCAATTCATGATACAACACTAGGTCCAGCACTTGGTGGAACGCGTATGTGGAACTATGCAACAGAAGAAGAAGCAATTGAAGATGCACTTCGTTTAGCAAAAGGTATGACATATAAAAATGCTGCTGCAGGTCTTAACCTAGGTGGCGGTAAAACAGTTATTATTGGGGATCCACTAAAAGATAAAAACGAAGAGATGTTCCGTGCTTTCGGTCGTTTCATCCAAGGCTTAAATGGCCGTTATATTACTGCTGAAGATGTAGGTACAACTGTAGCAGATATGGATTTAATTCATGAAGAAACAAATTATGTAACTGGTATTTCAGAAGCATTCGGTTCTTCAGGTAATCCTTCTCCAGTAACAGCTTATGGTGTATATGTTGGTATGAAAGCTGCAGCGAAAGAAGCATTTGGAACGGATTCACTTGAAGGGAAGACAGTTGCAGTTCAAGGTGTAGGAAACGTAGCTTATACATTATGTGAATATCTACATAAAGAAGGCGCTAAACTAATTGTGGCTGATATTAACCAAGCATCAGTTGACCGTGCTGTAAATGCATTCGGTGCAGTACAAGTAAGCGTAGATGAAATTTATTCACAAGATGCAGACATCTTCGCACCATGTGCACTTGGTGCAATTATTAATGACAATACAATTCCACAACTAAAAGCAAAAGTAATTGCAGGATCTGCAAATAACCAATTAAGAGATACAAAACATGGTGATTTAATCCACGAAATGGGCATTGCATATGCTCCTGACTATGTAATTAACTCAGGTGGTGTAATTAATGTAGCGGATGAATTATATGGTTATAACCATGATCGTGCAATGAACCGTGTTGCAACTATTTATGACAAAATCGAACGTATTTTTGAAATTTCGAAACGTGATGGTATTCCAACTTATGTAGCGGCTGACCGTTTAGCAGAAGAGCGCATCGCTCGAGTAAGTAAATCACGTAGCCAATTTTTACAAAATGGAAAACATATTATTACAGGACGTTAA